A stretch of the Argentina anserina chromosome 6, drPotAnse1.1, whole genome shotgun sequence genome encodes the following:
- the LOC126801127 gene encoding agamous-like MADS-box protein MADS1 isoform X1, which produces MEFPKQLTPADDPESSSQKKLGRGKIEIKRIENTTNRQVTFCKRRNGLLKKAYELSVLCDAEVALIVFSTRGRLYEYANNSVRATIDRYKKACDSSNTGSVTEANVQFYQQEASKLRRQIREIQNSNRHILGEALSTLNVKELKNLEGRLEKGISRIRSKKNEMLFAEIEYMQKREIELQNHNNFLRAKIAENDRAQQQQANMLPGTSSAYEQSMPPPQSYDRSFLPVILESNHHYNRQGQNQTPLQLV; this is translated from the exons ATGGAGTTCCCAAAACAACTTACACCAGCTGATGATCCTGAGAGCTCTTCCCAAAAGAAACTGGGAAGAGGGAAAATTGAGATCAAGAGGATCGAAAACACTACGAATCGACAAGTCACATTCTGCAAGCGCCGCAACGGTTTGCTTAAGAAAGCTTATGAGCTATCTGTCCTTTGTGATGCTGAAGTTGCTCTTATTGTGTTCTCCACCAGGGGCCGCCTCTATGAATATGCTAACAACAG TGTTAGAGCAACAATCGACAGGTACAAGAAAGCCTGTGATTCTTCAAACACTGGATCTGTTACTGAGGCTAATGTTCAG TTTTATCAGCAAGAAGCATCCAAACTAAGAAGACAGATCAGAGAAATTCAGAATTCCAACAG GCATATACTTGGTGAAGCTCTTAGCACTTTGAACGTCAAGGAGCTCAAGAACCTAGAAGGAAGATTGGAGAAAGGAATCAGCAGAATTAGATCCAAAAAG AATGAAATGCTGTTTGCTGAAATCGAGTATATGCAAAAGAGG GAGATCGAGCTGCAAAACCATAACAATTTTCTGAGAGCAAAG ATTGCTGAAAATGACAGGGCACAACAGCAGCAAGCAAATATGCTGCCAGGAACATCGTCTGCATATGAGCAATCAATGCCTCCTCCTCAATCATATGATAGGAGTTTCCTTCCTGTTATTCTTGAGTCCAACCACCATTATAATCGCCAAGGGCAGAACCAGACACCTCTCCAACTTGT TTGA
- the LOC126801127 gene encoding agamous-like MADS-box protein MADS1 isoform X2, whose protein sequence is MEFPKQLTPADDPESSSQKKLGRGKIEIKRIENTTNRQVTFCKRRNGLLKKAYELSVLCDAEVALIVFSTRGRLYEYANNSVRATIDRYKKACDSSNTGSVTEANVQFYQQEASKLRRQIREIQNSNRHILGEALSTLNVKELKNLEGRLEKGISRIRSKKNEMLFAEIEYMQKREIELQNHNNFLRAKIAENDRAQQQQANMLPGTSSAYEQSMPPPQSYDRSFLPVILESNHHYNRQGQNQTPLQLV, encoded by the exons ATGGAGTTCCCAAAACAACTTACACCAGCTGATGATCCTGAGAGCTCTTCCCAAAAGAAACTGGGAAGAGGGAAAATTGAGATCAAGAGGATCGAAAACACTACGAATCGACAAGTCACATTCTGCAAGCGCCGCAACGGTTTGCTTAAGAAAGCTTATGAGCTATCTGTCCTTTGTGATGCTGAAGTTGCTCTTATTGTGTTCTCCACCAGGGGCCGCCTCTATGAATATGCTAACAACAG TGTTAGAGCAACAATCGACAGGTACAAGAAAGCCTGTGATTCTTCAAACACTGGATCTGTTACTGAGGCTAATGTTCAG TTTTATCAGCAAGAAGCATCCAAACTAAGAAGACAGATCAGAGAAATTCAGAATTCCAACAG GCATATACTTGGTGAAGCTCTTAGCACTTTGAACGTCAAGGAGCTCAAGAACCTAGAAGGAAGATTGGAGAAAGGAATCAGCAGAATTAGATCCAAAAAG AATGAAATGCTGTTTGCTGAAATCGAGTATATGCAAAAGAGG GAGATCGAGCTGCAAAACCATAACAATTTTCTGAGAGCAAAG ATTGCTGAAAATGACAGGGCACAACAGCAGCAAGCAAATATGCTGCCAGGAACATCGTCTGCATATGAGCAATCAATGCCTCCTCCTCAATCATATGATAGGAGTTTCCTTCCTGTTATTCTTGAGTCCAACCACCATTATAATCGCCAAGGGCAGAACCAGACACCTCTCCAACTTGTGTAA
- the LOC126801128 gene encoding BTB/POZ and MATH domain-containing protein 1-like gives MKDQNFHCINVEDIEAPVFKALLHFMYWDSLPDIEDLTGINSHGAATLMAQHLLAAADRYGLERLKLLCEESLCKDVAINTVATTLALAEQHHCFQLKAVCLKFIATPGNLQGESFISLQFCLTNNLK, from the exons ATGAAAGACCAGAACTTTCATTGCATAAATGTTGAGGACATAGAGGCTCCAGTCTTTAAG GCTCTACTTCATTTCATGTATTGGGATTCACTGCCTGACATTGAGGATCTTACTGGCATCAATTCTCATGGAGCTGCCACTCTGATGGCTCAGCATCTGCTTGCTGCAGCAGATCGGTATGGCTTAGAAAGGTTAAAATTGCTGTGCGAGGAGAGTCTGTGCAAGGATGTAGCAATTAACACTGTGGCAACGACATTAGCTTTGGCAGAACAACATCACTGTTTCCAGTTGAAAGCAGTGTGCCTCAAATTCATTGCGACACCTGGAAATCTACAAGGTGAGTCTTTTATATCTCTCCAGTTTTGTTTAACTAATAACTTAAAATGA
- the LOC126801126 gene encoding probable galacturonosyltransferase 15, which produces MMRFYISTTGIKRLTISNAGAGNGKGSPAPARRFSGRSLLPLVLFLALLLPFLFVRIAFIVLESSSACSSSPDCTGWRFFGGSDASLLREELTRALLEAKDGNIDDNEGGGGIESFNQLVQEMTLKQQDIKAFAFRTKAMLSKMEHKVQSARQRESIYWHLASHGVPRGVHCLCLKLAEEYAVNAMARSRLPSPEYVSQLSDPSFHHLVLLTDNVLAASVVVSSTVQNSANPEKLIFHIVTDKKTYTPMHAWFATNSIKSAVVEVKGLHQYDWSREVNVAVKDMLEIHRSIWRHYYKSLKEHDFEFDEEHKRYLEALSPSSLSLMNLLRVYIPELFPDLNKIVFLEDDVVVQHDISSLWKLDLSGNVVGAVVNSWCGENCCPGRKYKDYFNFSHPIISSNFVHDRCVWLYGVNVFDLEAWRRTNITETYHQWLKLSQQSGLSLWSPGVKPPGLIAFEGHVHPIDPLWHVAGLGHRFPQVPLEIVEAAAVIHFSGPAKPWLEIGSPEVRGLWKRHVNCSNKFIRRCKIME; this is translated from the exons ATGATGAGGTTCTACATCTCCACCACGGGGATAAAGAGGTTAACGATATCCAACGCCGGCGCCGGCAACGGGAAAGGATCTCCGGCGCCGGCGAGGAGATTCTCCGGCAGGTCGCTTTTGCCGCTCGTCCTCTTCCTCGCGCTCCTTTTGCCGTTTCTTTTCGTCAGGATCGCCTTCATTGTTCTCGAATCCTCCTCCGCCTGTTCTTCGTCGCCTG ATTGTACAGGATGGAGGTTCTTCGGCGGCAGTGATGCATCTCTT CTCAGGGAGGAATTGACAAGAGCACTACTAGAAGCAAAGGATGGTAACATTGATGATAATGAGGGAGGAGGTGGGATAGAGTCGTTCAACCAGCTTGTCCAGGAAATGACGTTAAAACAGCAAGACATCAAGGCATTCGCATTCCGAACAAAAGCTATG CTATCAAAGATGGAACACAAGGTTCAGTCAGCCAGGCAGCGGGAGTCGATTTATTGGCATTTAGCTTCACATGGTGTGCCCAGGGGCGTACATTGTCTTTGCCTCAAGTTAGCTGAAGAATATGCAGTAAATGCAATGGCTCGATCTCGTTTACCATCACCTGAATATGTTTCTCAGCTCTCTGATCCCTCCTTTCACCATCTTGTTCTCCTAACAGATAACGTCCTCGCAGCTTCTGTTGTTGTCTCTTCTACAGTCCAAAATTCAGCCAATCCTGAAAAATTAATTTTCCACATAGTCACTGACAAGAAGACTTACACCCCAATGCATGCGTGGTTTGCAACTAATTCTATTAAATCAGCAGTGGTGGAAGTTAAAGGGTTACACCAGTACGACTGGTCTCGGGAAGTAAATGTTGCGGTCAAAGATATGTTAGAGATCCACCGCTCTATCTGGAGACATTATTACAAAAGTTTGAAAGAGCATGactttgaatttgatgaagaacataaaagaTACCTAGAAGCTTTGAGTCCCAGCAGCCTTTCCCTCATGAACCTTCTTCGAGTTTATATCCCTGAG CTGTTTCCAGATCTCAACAAGATAGTGTTCTTGGAGGATGATGTTGTAGTACAGCATGACATATCGTCTTTATGGAAATTGGATCTCAGTGGAAATGTTGTTGGTGCTGTTGTCAATTCATGGTGTGGTGAAAACTGCTGCCCAGGAAGAAAATACAAGGATTACTTCAATTTTTCACACCCTATCATTTCATCCAACTTTGTTCATGATCGTTGTGTGTGGCTGTATGGTGTGAATGTATTTGACCTTGAAGCTTGGAGAAGGACCAATATAACAGAGACTTACCATCAATGGCTTAAACTT AGCCAGCAATCTGGGTTGAGTTTGTGGTCTCCAGGTGTAAAACCACCTGGCTTGATTGCATTTGAGGGTCATGTGCATCCTATTGATCCGTTGTGGCATGTGGCCGGGCTAGGTCATCGCTTCCCACAAGTTCCTTTAGAGATAGTGGAAGCTGCTGCAGTTATACATTTCAGTGGCCCAGCAAAGCCATGGCTTGAGATCGGGTCTCCAGAGGTACGAGGCTTGTGGAAGAGACATGTAAATTGTTCAAACAAGTTCATTAGGAGATGTAAAATCATGGAGTGA